A DNA window from Arachis duranensis cultivar V14167 chromosome 3, aradu.V14167.gnm2.J7QH, whole genome shotgun sequence contains the following coding sequences:
- the LOC107476817 gene encoding elongation factor 2 — MVKFTAEELRRIMNLKHNIRNMSVIAHVDHGKSTLTDSLVAAAGIIAKEAAGDVRMTDTRQDEAERGITIKSTGISLYYEMTDEALKNFKGERQGNEYLINLIDSPGHVDFSSEVTAALRITDGALVVVDCIEGVCVQTETVLRQALGERIRPVLTINKMDRCFLELQVEGEEAYQTFQKVIENANVIMATYEDPLLGDVQVYPEKGTVAFSAGLHGWAFTLTNFAKMYASKFGVDESKMMERLWGENFFDPATKKWTTKNTGSPTCKRGFVQFCYEPIKQMIATCMNDQKDKLWPMLQKLGVTMKLLEMMVFHLPSPSKAQRYRVENLYEGPLDDPYATAIRNCDPEGPLMLYVSKMIPASDKGRFFAFGRVFSGKVSTGLKVRIMGPNYVPGQKKDLYVKNVQRTVIWMGKKQETVEDVPCGNTVAMVGLDQFITKNATLTNEKEADAHPIRAMKFSVSPVVRVAVQCKVASDLPKLVEGLKRLSKSDPMVMCTIEESGEHIIAGAGELHLEICLKDLQEDFMGGAEIIKSDPVVSFRETVLERSCRTVMSKSPNKHNRLYMEARPMEEGLAEAIDEGRIGPKDDPKNRSKILSEEFGWDKDLAKKIWCFGPETIGPNIVVDMCKGVQYLNEIRDSIVAGFQWASKEGALAEENMRGICFEVCDVVLHADAIHRGGGQIIPTARRVFYASQLTAKPRLLEPVYLVEIQAPEHALGGIYSVLNQKRGHVFEEMQRPGTPLYNIKAYLPVIESFGFSSTLRAATSGQAFPQAVFDHWDMMSSDPLDPGSQASQLVIDIRKRKGLKEQITPLSEYEDKL; from the exons ATG GTGAAGTTTACAGCAGAAGAGCTTCGGCGTATTATGAACTTGAAGCACAACATTCGCAATATGTCTGTTATTGCACACGTTGATCACG GAAAATCCACTCTCACTGATTCTCTGGTGGCTGCTGCTGGTATCATTGCAAAGGAAGCCGCCGGCGACGTCCGGATGACGGACACACGGCAGGACGAAGCAGAGCGCGGCATCACAATCAAGTCTACCGGAATATCCCTCTATTATGAGATGACTGATGAAGCTCTCAAGAACTTCAAGGGAGAGAGGCAGGGTAATGAGTATCTCATCAACCTCATTGATTCCCCTGGCCATGTGGATTTCTCATCTGAGGTTACAGCCGCATTGCGCATCACCGATGGCGCACTCGTGGTGGTGGATTGTATTGAAGGTGTCTGTGTCCAAACCGAAACTGTTCTCCGGCAAGCCCTCGGTGAAAGGATCAGACCTGTTCTCACCATTAATAAGATGGACAG ATGCTTCCTTGAGCTTCAAGTGGAGGGAGAAGAAGCATACCAGACATTCCAAAAGGTTATTGAGAATGCTAATGTTATCATGGCTACATATGAAGATCCCCTTCTTGGTGATGTTCAGGTCTACCCGGAGAAAGGGACCGTCGCGTTCTCCGCCGGTTTACACGGCTGGGCGTTCACTCTGACCAACTTTGCTAAAATGTATGCTTCTAAGTTTGGAGTTGATGAGTCCAAGATGATGGAGAGGTTGTGGGGTGAGAATTTCTTTGATCCAGCAACTAAGAAATGGACAACCAAGAACACAGGCTCTCCAACTTGTAAGCGAGGTTTTGTTCAGTTTTGTTATGAGCCAATCAAACAGATGATCGCAACTTGTATGAATGATCAGAAGGACAAGCTCTGGCCTATGCTGCAGAAGCTTGGTGTCACCATGAAACTTCTTGAAATGATGGTGTTCCATCTTCCTTCCCCTTCAAAGGCACAAAGGTACCGTGTGGAGAATCTCTATGAGGGTCCTCTCGATGATCCTTACGCAACCGCCATCAGAAACTGCGATCCTGAGGGACCGTTGATGCTATATGTATCCAAAATGATTCCTGCTTCTGATAAGGGAAGGTTTTTCGCCTTCGGCCGAGTGTTCTCCGGCAAGGTCTCGACCGGTTTGAAAGTAAGAATCATGGGTCCGAATTATGTTCCGGGACAGAAGAAAGACTTGTATGTGAAGAATGTGCAGAGAACTGTGATTTGGATGGGGAAGAAGCAGGAAACTGTTGAGGATGTTCCATGTGGTAACACAGTAGCCATGGTTGGGTTGGACCAATTCATTACCAAGAATGCAACCTTGACAAACGAGAAGGAGGCCGACGCACACCCGATTCGCGCCATGAAGTTCTCCGTTTCGCCGGTGGTGCGAGTTGCCGTGCAGTGCAAGGTAGCTTCAGACCTTCCCAAACTTGTTGAAGGCCTAAAACGGTTATCGAAATCGGATCCCATGGTAATGTGCACCATAGAAGAGTCAGGGGAGCACATCATCGCCGGCGCCGGCGAGCTCCATCTTGAGATCTGTCTGAAGGACTTGCAGGAAGATTTCATGGGAGGTGCTGAGATAATAAAATCCGACCCTGTGGTGTCGTTCCGCGAGACTGTTCTAGAACGTTCTTGCCGTACCGTGATGAGCAAGTCACCCAACAAACATAACCGTCTCTACATGGAAGCAAGGCCAATGGAGGAAGGTCTCGCGGAGGCCATCGACGAGGGCCGAATCGGTCCAAAAGACGACCCCAAAAACCGGTCGAAGATTCTCTCGGAAGAATTCGGATGGGACAAGGATCTGGCCAAGAAAATCTGGTGCTTCGGACCGGAAACCATTGGGCCTAACATTGTGGTTGACATGTGTAAGGGTGTTCAGTACCTGAACGAAATCAGGGACTCCATTGTAGCTGGATTCCAATGGGCTTCAAAGGAAGGAGCACTGGCCGAAGAAAACATGAGAGGAATCTGCTTTGAAGTCTGTGATGTGGTTCTCCACGCCGACGCAATCCACAGAGGTGGTGGCCAGATCATTCCAACCGCAAGAAGAGTATTCTACGCGTCGCAGTTAACCGCGAAACCGAGGCTTCTGGAACCGGTTTACCTTGTTGAAATCCAAGCACCTGAACATGCACTGGGTGGGATATACAGTGTGCTGAACCAGAAGAGAGGCCATGTGTTCGAGGAAATGCAGAGGCCTGGAACACCGTTgtataatatcaaagcttatttGCCGGTGATTGAGTCCTTTGGATTCTCGAGCACTCTCAGAGCTGCCACTTCCGGTCAGGCTTTCCCTCAGGCCGTGTTTGATCATTGGGATATGATGTCTTCTGATCCGTTGGATCCTGGGTCCCAAGCTTCTCAGCTTGTTATTGATATTCGTAAGAGAAAAGGCTTGAAGGAGCAGATCACACCTCTCTCTGAATATGAAGACAAGCTCTGA
- the LOC107476816 gene encoding ras-related protein Rab11C — protein sequence MAHRVDHEYDYLFKIVLIGDSGVGKSNILSRFTRNEFCLESKSTIGVEFATRTLQVEGKTVKAQIWDTAGQERYRAITSAYYRGAVGALLVYDITKRQTFDNVQRWLRELRDHADSNIVIMMAGNKSDLNHLRAVSGDDGQSLAEKEGLSFLETSALEATNIEKAFQTILTEIYHIVSKKALAAQEAAGSTVPGQGTTINVADTSGNTKRGCCST from the exons ATGGCTCACAGGGTGGACCACGAGTACGATTACCTCTTCAAGATCGTGTTGATCGGTGACTCTGGCGTTGGCAAATCCAACATTCTCTCGAGGTTCACGCGCAACGAGTTTTGCTTGGAGTCCAAATCCACCATCGGCGTTGAATTCGCCACCAGAACTCTTCAG GTAGAGGGAAAGACTGTTAAGGCACAAATCTGGGACACGGCAGGTCAGGAGCGGTACCGAGCCATCACCAGTGCTTATTATAGAGGAGCTGTTGGTGCTCTCCTTGTGTATGACATAACTAAGAGGCAAACCTTTGACAATGTGCAAAGGTGGCTCCGTGAATTGAGGGACCATGCAGATTCTAACATAGTTATCATGATGGCTGGGAATAAATCTGATTTAAACCATCTTAGGGCAGTTTCAGGGGATGATGGTCAATCGTTGGCAGAGAAGGAAGGTCTATCGTTTCTCGAGACATCCGCACTGGAAGCAACCAACATTGAGAAGGCATTCCAAACTATTTTGACCGAGATTTATCATATTGTAAGCAAAAAGGCACTGGCAGCCCAGGAAGCTGCTGGTAGTACAGTTCCCGGTCAAGGAACCACAATCAATGTTGCTGATACATCTGGGAACACAAAGAGAGGCTGCTGTTCTACCTAA
- the LOC107476815 gene encoding metal tolerance protein B encodes MELEEAPVLEEESKLEIEIHSVFKESDVPPIIVKSVCDSVCPFSRDENSLVASRESSKSAKKLCGLIAFYAIVMLVEAIGGIKANSLAVISDAAHVLSDIGGFCISLFAVWASGWDATPHQSFGYNRLEVLAALLSVQIIWGISGFLVYEAIGRLVHRSARVNGTLMFAIAAFGFLFNFIMVVWLGHDHSHSHDHHHGHNHSHHHHHDCGHLDHDHGKEELAKVTDEEDLNLLSSSQRNVNALNINLQGAYLHVITDMIQSIGVMIAGAIIWAKPEWLVVDLVCTLIFSVISLGTTMPMLRSICGILMERTPSEINVMKLENDLRSLKGVQDIHDLHVWAITVGKTVLSCHVVAESGINSIDLLGRIRYHCEKTYKIQHVTVQIE; translated from the coding sequence ATGGAGCTAGAAGAAGCTCCAGTCTTGGAAGAAGAGTCCAAGCTGGAAATTGAGATACACAGTGTCTTTAAGGAATCCGATGTTCCTCCAATAATTGTCAAGTCAGTATGCGATTCTGTTTGCCCTTTTTCCAGGGACGAGAACAGTTTGGTGGCGTCCAGAGAGTCATCGAAATCAGCAAAGAAACTCTGTGGACTCATAGCTTTCTATGCCATTGTTATGCTTGTGGAAGCAATTGGTGGAATAAAGGCCAACAGCCTAGCTGTTATCAGCGATGCGGCACACGTGCTTTCTGATATCGGAGGATTCTGCATCTCTCTCTTTGCAGTATGGGCTTCTGGCTGGGATGCAACACCGCATCAGTCTTTTGGATACAATAGACTTGAGGTTTTGGCTGCACTTTTATCTGTGCAGATAATTTGGGGGATATCTGGTTTTTTAGTATACGAAGCAATAGGTCGACTTGTGCATCGCAGCGCCAGGGTGAATGGAACGCTCATGTTTGCAATTGCAGCATTTGGTTTTTTGTTTAACTTTATCATGGTTGTATGGCTTGGTCATGATCATAGTCATAGTCATGACCATCATCATGGTCACAATcatagtcatcatcatcatcatgattgTGGACACTTGGATCATGATCATGGGAAGGAGGAACTAGCTAAAGTAACTGATGAAGAGGACCTTAACCTGCTTTCAAGTAGTCAGAGAAATGTTAATGCCTTGAACATAAATCTGCAGGGTGCCTATTTGCATGTCATTACAGATATGATTCAATCTATCGGAGTGATGATTGCTGGAGCCATAATATGGGCTAAACCAGAATGGTTGGTGGTTGATCTTGTATGTACACTCATATTCTCTGTTATATCTTTGGGAACTACCATGCCTATGCTTAGGAGTATTTGTGGCATTCTTATGGAAAGGACACCAAGTGAGATCAATGTCATGAAACTAGAAAATGACCTCAGAAGTTTGAAGGGGGTGCAAGATATTCATGACCTGCACGTTTGGGCCATAACAGTTGGAAAAACTGTTCTATCTTGTCATGTAGTAGCTGAGTCTGGCATAAATTCCATTGATTTACTTGGCAGGATTAGATATCATTGTGAGAAAACATATAAAATACAACATGTAACCGTACAAATTGAGTGA
- the LOC107476818 gene encoding tropinone reductase homolog At5g06060 translates to MAEASNIGSKSSRWSLQGLTALVTGGSKGIGYAIVEELAGLGARVHTCSRNEAQLNESLHEWSAKGYHVTGSVCDMASRPQREDLIAKVSGLFNGKLDILVNNVGTNFQKETTEVTEEDFRFLVSTNLESAFHISQLAYPLLKSSEAASVVFISSIAGVVSVDMKGTIYSAAKGAINQLTRNLACEWAKHNIRTNCIAPGPIKTSLAERVLNLDGEAKLVDAFVSRTPLGRMGEAGEVSSIVAFLCMPAASYITGQTICVDGGLTVNAV, encoded by the exons ATGGCTGAAGCATCAAACATTGGTAGCAAAAGCAGTAGATGGTCCCTTCAAGGGTTGACAGCCCTCGTTACTGGTGGATCCAAAGGAATCGG GTATGCTATTGTGGAAGAGTTGGCAGGGCTAGGGGCCAGGGTACACACTTGTTCTAGGAACGAAGCTCAACTTAATGAGTCCTTACATGAATGGAGTGCAAAAGGATACCATGTCACAGGTTCTGTATGTGACATGGCGTCTCGTCCGCAGAGAGAAGACCTCATTGCTAAAGTCTCTGGTTTGTTTAATGGCAAACTTGACATCCTTGTGAACAATGTTGGAACCAATTTTCAAAAGGAGACCACTGAGGTCACAGAGGAAGACTTCAGATTCCTTGTGAGCACGAATCTTGAATCTGCTTTCCACATAAGCCAGCTTGCATATCCACTCCTCAAATCATCAGAGGCTGCAAGCGTAGTCTTCATATCCTCCATTGCAGGCGTGGTCTCAGTAGACATGAAAGGAACCATATACAGTGCAGCAAAAG GAGCAATCAACCAACTGACAAGGAATTTGGCATGTGAATGGGCAAAACATAACATAAGGACTAATTGCATTGCACCGGGGCCAATCAAAACCAGTCTGGCTGAAAGGGTATTAAACTTAGACGGAGAGGCGAAACTGGTGGATGCTTTTGTTTCGCGAACTCCTCTTGGACGGATGGGAGAGGCAGGGGAGGTGTCTTCCATTGTAGCATTTCTTTGCATGCCTGCGGCTTCTTACATAACTGGACAGACCATTTGCGTTGATGGCGGCTTAACTGTCAACGCTGTCTAA